The DNA segment CGGGATTTTGCAGCTGTCCGCGCCGTCGGATTTCGGCCGCAACCTGCTGCTGCCTTGGCTCGACGAGTTCCAGCGCGAGCACCCGCGGTTGACCGTGCGCTTGCTGCTCGGCGACCGCATCGCCGATCTGTTCCGCCAGCCGGTGGACATCGCCTTGCGGTACGGCGAGCCAGAGGACTCCAGCCTGGTCGCGCTGCCCATCGCCGCGCACAACCGTCGTGTGCTTTGTGCGTCCCCGGCTTACCTGGCCCGGCATGGCGAGCCGCGCCAGCTCGAGCAACTGGCCCAGCACAATTGCCTGCTGTACATGCTCGGCAGCCGCGTCCATGACCATTGGAGTTTCCATGACGGCAAGCGCGAAGTCGGCCTCACGGTCAGCGGCGACCGTTTCAGCGACGACGCCGACGTCGTACGCTTATGGGCACTGGCAGGTGCCGGGATCGCCTATAAATCCTGGCTCGACGTTGGCACCGATGTACTCGCCGGGCGTCTCAAAGTGCTGCTGCCGGAACTGCTCTGTGAGCGCGCACCGCTGAATCTGTTGTGCGCTCATCGCGCACAATTGAGTAAGCCGGTGAACCTTCTGCGCGACATGCTCGCCAGCCGTTGCGCTGAATTGAGTAGTCAATTTCGCGTTTTTTCAAAAGTTGATCATTAGTCGCAGGTAAATAGAGAAATTTCTCTCAGCAACAATCACCAACTGTGCAGGCCCGAGCGCAGGACGCGGCGCCTAACCCGCTTATACTAGCGCCCGCCTCATGCCAGCACCGCCACCCCGGCCCGGAGACCTTCGCACCCCGTCGCCCGTACTGGCGTGACGGTCGCGCATCTGCTGCGGGTGCTGTGCCGGGGCAGGCTGCGTCAGTGGCTTGCCTCGCCCCGGTTCATGGCGATTTTCGCGTCTTGGCCGACGACTGATTACCGGCCAAGATGTCTCCGAGCAGTAGACGATACGATTCAACAGGGAGTGAACACATGGAACATGCACCTTGCATCAGCCAGATCGCCACGTTGCTGGCCGACCCCAAGCGCAGCGCGATGATGTGGGCGTTGATGGATGGCGCGGCGCGGCAGACCGAGGAGCTTGCGCTACAGGCGGGGCTATCGCCGTCCTCGGCCAGTGCGCACCTGACGCGCCTGGCCACCGGTGGTCTGTTGAGGGTCGAAGTCCGTGGTCGCAAGCGGTTTTTCCGCCTCGCGGCGCCCGAGGTCGGCGCGGCGATAGAAGCTCTCGCCAGCGCCACCATCGCCAGTGCGCCGCGCGAGGTTCCCGAGGTGTTCAAGCGCAGCACGCCGTTGGCCAAACCGCAGACCGCACCGTCGTCGCTGTTGCGCGCACGGTTTTGTGACGATCACCTGGGCGGTACGCTGGCCGCCGATCTGTACCAGCGCCTGCTCGATGCCGGCTGGGTCGAGCAGCTGGAGCATCGCGTCGCGGTGACCCAAAAGGGCGCCAGGTTGCTGGCCGACCGTGGCGTGTTCATTCAGGCGTTGGCCCATCGCAACGTGCAAGTGGCTTGTGCCTGCCCGGACTGGAGTGAGCGGCGTCCGCACATGGGCGGTTCACTCGGCGCGGCATTGCTGCAGTTGTTCATGCAGTCCGGCTGGCTGACGTTGCCCAACGACTCCCGAGCCTTGCAACTGACGGCCACCGGGCAACGCGAATTGCACCGTTTCGCCAAAGACACCGAGCTGGAACTGGCGTAGCAGAGCGGTGTACGCAGGCTGCCCGAATTGCACCTGCGTATCTCGCGTCGTTGATGGCTGCGAACAGGTCGCATCCAGCAGCAACGCCGAATCGCTATCGCGCACACTCGTTCCGGGGTATTTCGGAGGGGGGAAGCAGCATGCAAACACAGCGCTACAGCGCGGCAGAACGTCTCGAACGCCTGCCGATCAGCGGTTATCACCGGATCATCTTCATCATCATCGCCCTGGCGTTTTTCTTCGACTCCATGGACCTGGCGATGATGACGTTCCTGCTCGGCTCGATCAAAGCCGAGTTCGGCCTGAGCAGCGCACAGGCCGGACTGCTCGCCAGTTCGAGTTTTTTCGGCATGGTGCTGGGCGCCTCGCTGTCGGGGATGCTCGCCGATCGCTTCGGACGCAAGCCGGTATTTCAGTGGAGCATCGTGCTCTGGGGCGTGGCCAGTTATCTGTGTTCGACGGCGCAAACGGTCGAGACACTGACCCTGTTCCGTATCCTGTTGGGGATCGGCATGGGCATGGAATTCCCGATTGCCCAGTCGATGCTGTCGGAGCTGATTCCGGCGCAACGTCGCGGGCGCTACATCGCCTTGATGGATGGTTTCTGGCCGCTCGGTTTCGTCGCGGCCGGCGTGTTGTCTTACTTTCTGCTGCCGGTGATTGGCTGGCGCGACATCTTTCTGGTGCTGGCGGTGCCAGCGGTGTTTGTTTTGGCGATCCGCTTTTTCATTCCCGAGTCGCCACGCTGGCTGGAACAGGCCGGGCGCGACGCCGACGCGGACAAGGTGTTGAACGGTATTGAAGCGCGGGTGCGTGCTTCGCTTGGCGGTGCGGCACTACCTGAACCGCTGCGCTTGCCGCGCACCGTGACGCCACCGGGCAATTTCTTCGCTGCGCTGAAGCAGATCTGGTCGCCGCAGTATCGCCAGCGCACGACGATGATCTGGAGCCTGTGGTTTTTCGCCTTGCTCGGCTTTTACGGGCTGACCTCGTGGCTCAGCGCGTTGCTGCAACAGTCGGGGTTTGCCGTGACGCAGTCGGTGTATTACACGGTGCTGATTTCGCTGGGCGGGATTCCGGGTTTTCTCATGGCCGCCTGGCTGGTCGAGCGCTGGGGGCGCAAACCGGTGTGCATCGTAACGCTGCTTGGCGGGGGCGTGATGGCGTTTCTGTACGGGCAGAGCGCGGTGTTCGGCGGCAACGTCGCGCTGCTGATCAGTACCGGGTTGCTGATGCAGTTCTTTCTGTTCGGCATGTGGGCGGTGCTCTACACCTACACGCCCGAGTTGTACCCAACGTCGGCACGCGCCACCGGTTCAGGCTTTGCCTCGGCGATTGGCCGGGTCGGCTCGCTGCTCGGACCTCTGGTCACCGGGCTGGTATTCCCGATTACCGGGCAGGGCGGGGTGTTTGCGCTGGGCGCGGCATGCTTTGCAATCGCGGCGGGGGTGGTGTGGCTGTTCGGAATGGAGACGCGGGGCAAGACCCTTGAGGAGCTGACTGAAACCCAAATCCCAGGCTAAACACAGATCCAATTGTAGGAGTGAGCCTGCTCGCGATGGCGGTGTGTCAGTTTAATTATTTATATCTGACACTCCGCTATCGCGAGCAGGCTCACTCCTACAAGGGATTTGCGGTGAGGCTTAGGGGTTTACCAGGCGCGCATCCAGGCTGTTCTGCGCCAGGCGCTTGGCTTGATCCTGGGTCATGCCGAGGTGTTCATGCAACGCATGGAAGTTCTCGGTCACATAACCACCGAAGTACGCCGGGTCATCGGAATTCACCGTGACCTTCACGCCCCGCTCGAGCATGTCGAGGATGTTGTGCTGCGACATGTGATCGAACACGCAGAGCTTGGTGTTCGACAGCGGGCAGACGGTCAGCGGAATCTGCTCGTCGATGATCCGCTGCATCAGGCGCTCGTCTTCGATGGCGCGCACGCCGTGGTCGATGCGCTGGATTTTCAGCAGGTCGATGGCTTCCCAGATGTACTCCGGTGGGCCTTCTTCACCCGCATGGGCGACGGTCAGGAAGCCTTCGTGGCGGGCGCGATCAAACACGCGCTGGAATTTGCTCGGCGGGTGGCCCATCTCGGAACTGTCCAGACCGACCGCAACGAACGCATCGCGGAACGGCAGCGCCTGATCGAGGGTTTTCTCGGCTTCTGCTTCGCTCAGATGGCGCAGGAAGCTCAGGATCAAACCGCTGGTAATGCCCAGTTGCGTCTCGCCATCCTTCAGCGCCGCCGCGATGCCGTTGAGCACCACTTCGAAGGGAATGCCACGGTCGGTATGGGTCTGCGGGTCGAAGAACGGTTCGGTGTGAATCACGTTCTGTTCTTTGCAGCGCAGCAAGTAGGCCCAGGTC comes from the Pseudomonas granadensis genome and includes:
- a CDS encoding LysR family transcriptional regulator, coding for MLRFDDLQLFVRAADLGSLSAAARVMDMSAAVASAALKRIEQQLGARLLARSTRSLRLTAEGEGFLEYARAALSNLDEGRRLLASGQDQVSGILQLSAPSDFGRNLLLPWLDEFQREHPRLTVRLLLGDRIADLFRQPVDIALRYGEPEDSSLVALPIAAHNRRVLCASPAYLARHGEPRQLEQLAQHNCLLYMLGSRVHDHWSFHDGKREVGLTVSGDRFSDDADVVRLWALAGAGIAYKSWLDVGTDVLAGRLKVLLPELLCERAPLNLLCAHRAQLSKPVNLLRDMLASRCAELSSQFRVFSKVDH
- a CDS encoding adenosine deaminase, whose product is MYDWLNALPKAELHLHLEGSLEPELLFALAERNKIALPWNDVETLRKAYAFNNLQEFLDLYYQGADVLRTSQDFYDLTWAYLLRCKEQNVIHTEPFFDPQTHTDRGIPFEVVLNGIAAALKDGETQLGITSGLILSFLRHLSEAEAEKTLDQALPFRDAFVAVGLDSSEMGHPPSKFQRVFDRARHEGFLTVAHAGEEGPPEYIWEAIDLLKIQRIDHGVRAIEDERLMQRIIDEQIPLTVCPLSNTKLCVFDHMSQHNILDMLERGVKVTVNSDDPAYFGGYVTENFHALHEHLGMTQDQAKRLAQNSLDARLVNP
- a CDS encoding MFS transporter, with protein sequence MQTQRYSAAERLERLPISGYHRIIFIIIALAFFFDSMDLAMMTFLLGSIKAEFGLSSAQAGLLASSSFFGMVLGASLSGMLADRFGRKPVFQWSIVLWGVASYLCSTAQTVETLTLFRILLGIGMGMEFPIAQSMLSELIPAQRRGRYIALMDGFWPLGFVAAGVLSYFLLPVIGWRDIFLVLAVPAVFVLAIRFFIPESPRWLEQAGRDADADKVLNGIEARVRASLGGAALPEPLRLPRTVTPPGNFFAALKQIWSPQYRQRTTMIWSLWFFALLGFYGLTSWLSALLQQSGFAVTQSVYYTVLISLGGIPGFLMAAWLVERWGRKPVCIVTLLGGGVMAFLYGQSAVFGGNVALLISTGLLMQFFLFGMWAVLYTYTPELYPTSARATGSGFASAIGRVGSLLGPLVTGLVFPITGQGGVFALGAACFAIAAGVVWLFGMETRGKTLEELTETQIPG
- a CDS encoding ArsR/SmtB family transcription factor, whose translation is MEHAPCISQIATLLADPKRSAMMWALMDGAARQTEELALQAGLSPSSASAHLTRLATGGLLRVEVRGRKRFFRLAAPEVGAAIEALASATIASAPREVPEVFKRSTPLAKPQTAPSSLLRARFCDDHLGGTLAADLYQRLLDAGWVEQLEHRVAVTQKGARLLADRGVFIQALAHRNVQVACACPDWSERRPHMGGSLGAALLQLFMQSGWLTLPNDSRALQLTATGQRELHRFAKDTELELA